In one Desulfuribacillus stibiiarsenatis genomic region, the following are encoded:
- the fdhD gene encoding formate dehydrogenase accessory sulfurtransferase FdhD has protein sequence MDIKDLRLDKTETLEVIRVKEGEPVPFEDQMAVEYPVTIFFNDHELVTLLCTPTYLEELAIGFLNSEGLIRSYDDIDTIRPDLDKGLIYVTTKKKKSLSEKLFAKRTITSGCGKGTIFYNVLDSMRTNRIERPLDITSEQVSNLMLALQQNSEMFKETGGNHASALCDPSGIVVYHEDIGRHNAVDKIVGHCVKNNINIEDKVLVTSGRVSSEILLKVAKLDIPMIISKSAPTTLSVRLARELGLTLAGFVRGRRFNIYANGWRITDVEVADHDAMYMESTQLAESDEEQQEQQQVQQENND, from the coding sequence GTGGATATTAAAGACTTACGTTTGGACAAGACCGAAACATTAGAGGTAATTCGAGTTAAAGAAGGCGAACCGGTGCCGTTTGAAGATCAAATGGCTGTTGAATACCCAGTAACGATTTTCTTTAATGATCATGAGTTAGTCACGTTATTGTGTACGCCAACTTACCTTGAAGAGCTTGCCATAGGTTTCTTAAATTCGGAAGGGTTAATCCGATCGTATGATGATATTGATACAATTCGTCCAGATTTGGACAAGGGCTTAATCTATGTGACTACGAAAAAGAAAAAATCGTTATCGGAGAAATTATTCGCAAAACGTACGATTACATCAGGCTGTGGCAAAGGGACAATCTTCTACAATGTATTGGATTCGATGCGCACAAATCGAATTGAACGACCACTGGACATTACTTCAGAACAGGTTTCTAATTTAATGCTAGCATTGCAACAGAACTCCGAAATGTTTAAAGAAACAGGTGGAAACCATGCCTCTGCTTTATGTGATCCATCGGGAATTGTCGTGTATCACGAGGATATCGGGCGTCATAATGCGGTAGATAAAATTGTCGGTCACTGTGTAAAGAATAATATTAACATTGAAGATAAGGTGCTTGTAACGAGTGGACGAGTTTCTTCAGAAATATTATTAAAAGTGGCAAAGTTAGATATACCGATGATTATCTCCAAATCTGCACCAACGACCCTGTCCGTACGTCTTGCAAGGGAATTAGGATTGACGTTAGCTGGCTTTGTGCGTGGTAGAAGATTTAATATTTATGCCAACGGATGGAGAATCACAGATGTGGAAGTAGCTGACCATGATGCAATGTATATGGAAAGCACACAACTAGCAGAGTCTGATGAAGAACAACAGGAACAACAACAAGTACAACAAGAAAATAACGACTAA
- the moaA gene encoding GTP 3',8-cyclase MoaA gives MNTLVDKFGRKHDYMRIAVTDRCNLRCQYCMPEEGVKSLDHLNILSFEEILSVVKVAAKLGVRKIRLTGGEPLVRKDLESLIQMIHAVPGIEDIAMTTNAIFLADRIDALKAAGLSRVNISLDSLNEDRFRLMTRGGELKKVIQGIEKAIEKGLNPVKVNAVVIKGFNEDEIADFIRWTIHLPIQMRFIEYMPIGDSLVWKDGYYPLEEVRKIAESIAPVMDVVGVRGNGPASVFKLAGAEGTIGIIHPVSQHFCSSCNRLRLTADGKLKPCLFWQNEVDIRSYISDEEQLTNVFREVLNLKEEKHQMTEEQMSQDKTVRKMSQIGG, from the coding sequence ATGAATACTCTAGTTGATAAGTTTGGGCGCAAGCATGATTATATGCGAATTGCTGTTACAGATCGCTGCAATTTGCGTTGTCAATATTGTATGCCAGAAGAAGGAGTCAAGTCTCTTGATCACTTAAATATTTTAAGCTTTGAAGAAATCTTGTCTGTTGTAAAGGTAGCTGCCAAACTAGGGGTACGCAAAATTCGTTTAACTGGCGGGGAACCACTCGTGCGTAAAGATTTAGAGTCTTTAATCCAGATGATTCATGCTGTGCCTGGGATTGAAGATATAGCAATGACGACAAATGCGATTTTTTTGGCAGACCGAATTGATGCATTAAAAGCGGCAGGTTTAAGTCGTGTAAATATTAGTCTAGACTCTTTGAACGAAGATCGATTCCGTTTAATGACGCGAGGCGGCGAACTGAAAAAGGTAATTCAAGGGATTGAGAAGGCCATTGAGAAAGGTCTTAACCCGGTGAAGGTAAACGCTGTTGTGATTAAAGGGTTTAATGAGGATGAAATTGCCGACTTTATCCGCTGGACAATTCACTTACCAATTCAAATGAGATTTATTGAATATATGCCAATTGGCGATTCGTTAGTTTGGAAAGATGGGTATTACCCACTGGAAGAAGTACGAAAGATTGCAGAATCGATTGCACCAGTGATGGACGTAGTAGGGGTTCGAGGAAACGGACCTGCCAGTGTTTTTAAACTTGCGGGTGCTGAAGGGACGATTGGCATTATCCATCCTGTAAGTCAGCATTTCTGCTCTAGTTGTAATAGATTACGTCTGACGGCTGATGGGAAGCTGAAGCCATGTCTATTCTGGCAAAATGAAGTCGATATTCGCTCTTACATTTCTGATGAGGAGCAGCTAACAAATGTATTCCGTGAAGTGCTCAACCTTAAGGAAGAAAAACACCAGATGACAGAGGAACAGATGTCGCAAGATAAAACTGTTCGTAAGATGTCGCAAATTGGTGGGTAA
- a CDS encoding MOSC domain-containing protein has protein sequence MEKGRIRAISISDRKGMRKTNVDQVEIRPDHGIVTDAHAGDWHRQLSLLAQESIEKMVAMGLTVKAGDFAENITTEGLDLLALPVGTRVRMGETIVEITQIGKECHTRCAIYYQAGDCVMPKEGIFAIVLKGGVLKVGDEVEELPTDYYRVGVLTASDKGSKGEREDQSGQVIRDMVAKIGGHVEQYAVVPDEKDVLRDTMKQWIDEEKLDLVLTTGGTGLGPRDVTPDAALEIIEKQIPGIAEVMRMRSLEKTDRAMLSRAVAGTRKQAIIVNLPGSPKAVEECLGEIIATLPHGIRILQGKTGECARK, from the coding sequence ATGGAAAAGGGAAGAATTCGTGCAATTTCAATTAGTGATCGTAAGGGAATGAGAAAGACCAATGTAGATCAGGTGGAAATCCGCCCAGATCATGGGATTGTGACAGATGCTCACGCAGGAGACTGGCACCGTCAGCTAAGTTTATTAGCTCAAGAAAGTATCGAAAAAATGGTTGCAATGGGTCTAACGGTTAAAGCGGGAGATTTTGCAGAAAATATTACTACAGAAGGTTTAGACTTGTTGGCTTTACCTGTAGGGACGCGCGTTCGTATGGGCGAAACTATTGTAGAAATTACACAAATCGGAAAAGAGTGTCATACACGTTGTGCGATTTATTACCAAGCGGGTGATTGTGTTATGCCGAAGGAAGGTATTTTCGCAATCGTTCTTAAAGGTGGCGTACTAAAAGTTGGTGACGAGGTAGAAGAGCTACCTACCGACTATTACCGTGTAGGCGTATTAACAGCAAGTGATAAGGGATCTAAAGGTGAAAGAGAAGACCAAAGCGGACAAGTAATTCGTGATATGGTTGCGAAAATTGGCGGACATGTGGAACAATACGCAGTAGTTCCTGATGAAAAAGATGTTTTGAGAGATACTATGAAACAATGGATTGATGAAGAGAAATTAGATCTTGTACTTACGACTGGCGGAACAGGGCTAGGGCCTCGTGATGTAACACCAGATGCAGCATTAGAGATTATTGAGAAACAGATTCCAGGCATTGCAGAAGTGATGCGCATGAGATCCCTTGAAAAGACGGACCGTGCTATGCTATCTCGCGCTGTAGCTGGAACGCGTAAGCAGGCGATTATCGTAAACCTACCAGGAAGCCCGAAAGCGGTTGAAGAGTGCCTTGGGGAAATTATTGCGACATTGCCGCATGGAATTCGTATTCTGCAAGGGAAAACTGGGGAGTGTGCACGGAAATAG
- the moaC gene encoding cyclic pyranopterin monophosphate synthase MoaC translates to MELTHFNDQGFARMVDVSEKIVTKRTAIASCKVVMKPETLDRIKTGKIKKGDVLAVAQVAGVMAAKKTSDLIPMCHPLALTSVDIVFDTEKIENTIYLEATVSTHGVTGVEMEALTAASATALTIYDMCKAIDKEMVITDIQLEYKTGGKSGDFRRGEGQ, encoded by the coding sequence ATGGAATTAACGCACTTTAATGATCAAGGGTTTGCACGCATGGTAGACGTTTCTGAAAAGATTGTGACGAAAAGAACTGCCATAGCTAGTTGTAAAGTAGTCATGAAACCGGAAACGCTAGACCGTATCAAAACAGGGAAAATTAAAAAAGGTGATGTATTGGCAGTTGCACAAGTAGCTGGAGTAATGGCAGCGAAGAAAACTTCGGACTTAATTCCGATGTGCCATCCGTTGGCACTAACAAGTGTTGACATTGTGTTCGATACAGAGAAAATTGAGAACACAATCTACTTAGAAGCAACTGTAAGTACCCATGGAGTTACTGGGGTAGAAATGGAAGCGCTAACAGCAGCTTCAGCAACAGCACTTACGATTTATGATATGTGCAAAGCAATTGACAAAGAAATGGTCATTACAGATATCCAATTAGAATATAAAACTGGTGGTAAGAGTGGAGATTTCCGTAGAGGAGAGGGGCAATAA
- a CDS encoding molybdopterin-binding protein, translated as MKVGISVREIKTEDAIGMVLAHDMTKIVPGKFKGRAFKKGHIIRPLDVEELLSMGKEHIYILDIKEGELHEDDAALRLAQAIAGDNVELSETSEGKVNLSAAIDGLLKINPQAINAMNNVPDIAIATLHSNRRVKKGEKLAGTRAIPLVIEEEKILTVETIAKNFAPIISVLPIHSFKVGIVTTGSEVFKGRIPDKFGPVVKRKLEALESTILDQIFVPDDLEEIRTAVLKLIEAGAEMVVTTGGMSVDPDDRTPGAIKSLGADLVTYGTPILPGSMLLLAYYKGVPIIGLPGCVMYEKSTSFDLILPRVLAKEPVTREDIAELGYGGLCTSCEPCSFPHCSFGK; from the coding sequence TTGAAGGTAGGAATTAGTGTGCGTGAAATTAAGACGGAAGATGCCATAGGAATGGTACTTGCTCATGATATGACGAAGATTGTGCCTGGTAAGTTTAAGGGCCGTGCCTTTAAAAAAGGACATATAATTCGTCCGCTTGATGTGGAAGAGCTGTTATCTATGGGTAAAGAACATATATATATTTTAGATATTAAAGAAGGTGAGCTGCATGAAGATGATGCGGCTCTTCGCCTTGCCCAAGCAATCGCCGGTGATAATGTAGAGTTGTCTGAGACTAGCGAAGGTAAAGTGAATTTGAGTGCTGCCATAGACGGCTTATTGAAAATTAATCCGCAAGCAATCAATGCGATGAATAATGTACCCGACATAGCGATTGCTACTTTGCACAGCAACCGACGTGTGAAAAAGGGTGAAAAGCTTGCAGGCACAAGGGCAATCCCGTTAGTCATTGAAGAAGAAAAGATATTAACGGTTGAAACGATTGCCAAAAATTTTGCACCTATTATTTCTGTTTTACCTATACATTCTTTTAAAGTGGGGATTGTTACCACGGGGTCAGAGGTATTTAAAGGTAGAATACCAGATAAGTTTGGGCCAGTTGTAAAGAGGAAGCTTGAAGCGCTAGAATCTACGATTCTTGACCAGATTTTTGTACCGGATGATTTAGAAGAGATTCGTACAGCGGTTCTAAAGCTAATTGAAGCTGGTGCTGAAATGGTGGTCACGACTGGTGGTATGAGTGTCGATCCAGATGACAGGACACCTGGGGCAATCAAGAGTTTAGGTGCTGATCTAGTCACCTATGGGACACCAATATTACCTGGTTCCATGCTGTTGTTAGCGTACTACAAAGGAGTGCCAATTATCGGGTTACCTGGCTGCGTTATGTATGAGAAATCAACATCCTTCGATTTAATTCTTCCGAGAGTACTTGCTAAAGAGCCAGTGACTCGTGAAGATATTGCCGAGTTAGGATATGGAGGACTATGCACTAGCTGTGAACCTTGTTCCTTCCCGCACTGTTCTTTTGGCAAATAG
- a CDS encoding molybdopterin biosynthesis protein gives MRNVYLDNSPRIDALHKWLQACSTNIDYEQIPVESALHRVTFEAVYAHNSNPNFQASAMDGIAVKAYKTYDASEANPVELVKDVDFIPVDTGDPIPDEFDAVIMIERVNTLENGNVIIHQSVGPGQHVRAIGEDIVTKELILTANHQIRPIDQAAMLAAGVLDVPVHVKPKVAIIPTGDEIVKPKRDPERGELIEFNSTIFKGYLEEWGAEVTVFDIVRDELHAIEEALAKAASSHHFVIINAGSSAGSEDYTVHAIRNRGEVVLHGIATRPGKPTILGKIAETPVLGLPGYPVSAWLALDWFAKPLVYRLRKLIPPQRPKLHGILSKRVNSVFGSEEFVRVKIGYVNDKLIVTPIGSGAGVVMSLVLADGIMTIPPEREHFDSGQEVEVELLCQPEIIKNTMVGIGSHDLSLDILVDELKLRYPEKRISSAHVGSMAGIMAIDRGECHFAGIHLLDPETGEYNHSYVKKFVKNTPVSIVHFVHREQGFIVAKGNPKNIQGISDLMRQDIVFVNRQKGAGTRMLFDYLLQQAGIVPSQIAGYTREMFTHSSVAASVAYGAADCAMGIRSAAEAMGCDFVPLCEEKYEFVVSDAFLASEQGEMLLALIRDPRIKSRIEALGGYSCRDTGEIKRP, from the coding sequence GTGCGAAATGTATATTTAGATAATAGCCCGCGTATAGACGCGTTACACAAATGGTTACAAGCATGTAGTACAAATATAGATTACGAACAAATCCCTGTGGAGAGTGCATTACATCGTGTTACATTTGAGGCCGTGTATGCACATAACTCAAATCCGAATTTTCAAGCATCTGCAATGGACGGGATTGCTGTTAAAGCGTACAAGACCTATGACGCATCGGAAGCAAATCCAGTAGAATTAGTTAAGGACGTTGACTTTATACCTGTTGATACAGGAGATCCAATTCCAGACGAATTTGATGCAGTGATTATGATTGAGAGAGTCAATACGTTGGAAAATGGCAATGTAATCATCCATCAATCTGTTGGACCTGGGCAACATGTTCGTGCCATTGGAGAAGATATCGTTACAAAGGAACTCATTCTAACGGCGAACCATCAGATTCGACCGATTGACCAAGCTGCTATGCTTGCTGCTGGAGTACTAGATGTTCCTGTTCATGTAAAACCTAAAGTTGCAATCATTCCAACGGGCGATGAAATCGTTAAACCAAAAAGAGACCCTGAACGGGGAGAATTGATAGAATTTAATAGCACGATTTTTAAAGGTTACTTAGAGGAATGGGGAGCAGAAGTAACCGTTTTTGATATTGTAAGGGATGAGTTGCACGCTATTGAAGAAGCGCTCGCAAAGGCTGCTTCATCTCATCATTTTGTCATTATTAATGCAGGTTCTTCCGCAGGATCGGAGGACTATACGGTGCATGCGATACGCAATCGTGGGGAAGTCGTGTTGCATGGGATTGCCACTCGACCTGGGAAGCCTACAATTCTTGGTAAGATTGCAGAGACGCCTGTTTTAGGACTACCTGGTTATCCTGTATCTGCTTGGCTTGCTCTAGATTGGTTTGCTAAGCCACTAGTATATCGGTTGCGTAAGTTGATTCCGCCACAGCGACCGAAGTTACATGGGATTCTTTCGAAACGTGTAAACTCCGTATTTGGTTCTGAAGAGTTTGTCCGAGTCAAGATCGGCTACGTGAATGACAAGTTGATTGTTACACCGATTGGCAGTGGTGCAGGTGTTGTCATGTCGCTGGTATTAGCTGACGGCATTATGACAATTCCTCCAGAACGAGAGCACTTCGATAGCGGGCAAGAAGTTGAAGTAGAGTTGTTATGCCAACCAGAGATTATTAAGAATACCATGGTTGGGATTGGTAGCCACGACCTTTCCTTAGATATTTTAGTTGACGAGCTCAAACTTCGTTATCCAGAAAAGCGTATATCTTCCGCCCATGTGGGCAGTATGGCAGGAATTATGGCAATTGATCGCGGGGAATGTCATTTTGCTGGCATTCATCTACTAGATCCCGAAACAGGGGAGTACAATCATTCCTATGTAAAGAAGTTTGTAAAAAACACACCAGTGTCAATTGTGCATTTTGTTCATCGTGAGCAAGGATTTATTGTAGCCAAAGGAAATCCAAAGAATATTCAAGGCATTTCTGATTTAATGAGACAGGATATTGTCTTTGTGAACCGTCAAAAAGGTGCGGGAACACGTATGCTATTCGATTACTTATTGCAGCAAGCAGGAATTGTCCCGAGTCAAATTGCGGGTTATACTCGAGAGATGTTTACCCATAGCTCGGTGGCAGCATCAGTTGCCTACGGGGCGGCAGACTGTGCCATGGGAATTCGTTCTGCAGCTGAGGCGATGGGATGCGATTTCGTTCCACTATGCGAAGAAAAGTATGAATTTGTAGTCTCTGATGCATTCCTTGCAAGTGAGCAAGGAGAAATGCTCCTAGCTTTGATTCGTGATCCAAGAATCAAAAGTAGAATTGAAGCTTTAGGTGGATATAGCTGTAGAGATACAGGGGAAATAAAACGCCCATAA
- the mobB gene encoding molybdopterin-guanine dinucleotide biosynthesis protein B produces MYKQYVSVQEALEIILAHADEPMIEVVKLEDCLGRVLAEDVVADSPIPSFHKSPLDGYAVRFIDVKDAKPDQPVTLEVIESVPAGHVPALEVIVGKATRIMTGAPLPQGADTIIKFEDTNVQKDQTQHYENSSQHVDIYHVPKSPGNYSHVGEDMEQGQLIVTKGRLIDAAVIAVLASFGYHEVHVYRKPNAIVFASGDELVSVDQQPSYGKLRNSNSPSITAQLIAWGVRAQMGGIVPDQKEQIASTLLAALDSHDFVVTTGGVSVGDYDVMKEVFQAIGAEILFWRVAMRPGTPMVVAKWKDKMIFGLSGNPSAAYISCELFVRAFVRKIQSLSDVWREPVRAMLTRSVGKVVGQDRFLRATASVSREGSLLVEPLATQKSGILSNLIDANCLIYVPASKQKIHSGDSVDVILLHPPTASNHELNRAKDIPLFGFAGFANSGKTTLVCKVIARLREMGYRVASVKHDGHSFQMDQEGKDTWKHRQAGSEAVTITSDSQLAFIDYRKYEREEQLKQALSHIRDVDIILIEGFKTLSIPKIYVVRNPDLLHHAYELPMVEAIATDFSLEQQKLPVYDINDVEGLSRYIVNRVLGES; encoded by the coding sequence ATGTATAAACAGTATGTATCCGTACAGGAAGCATTGGAAATTATTTTAGCACATGCAGATGAACCGATGATAGAAGTAGTCAAGCTTGAGGATTGTTTAGGAAGAGTGTTGGCGGAGGATGTTGTAGCTGACTCACCAATTCCATCGTTTCATAAGTCACCTTTAGATGGGTACGCGGTTCGTTTCATAGATGTGAAAGATGCAAAGCCAGATCAACCAGTTACTTTAGAGGTAATTGAGAGTGTGCCTGCTGGGCATGTTCCTGCATTAGAAGTAATAGTTGGTAAAGCAACTCGAATTATGACGGGTGCACCTCTTCCACAAGGCGCCGACACGATTATAAAGTTTGAAGATACAAATGTGCAAAAGGATCAAACCCAGCACTATGAAAACTCCAGTCAACATGTTGATATTTATCACGTTCCTAAATCCCCTGGTAACTACTCGCATGTAGGGGAGGATATGGAGCAAGGCCAATTAATCGTTACAAAAGGTCGGTTAATTGATGCAGCCGTAATTGCAGTGCTTGCGAGCTTTGGATATCATGAAGTGCATGTGTATCGCAAACCGAATGCTATCGTATTTGCTAGTGGTGATGAGTTAGTATCAGTGGACCAGCAACCGTCTTATGGGAAACTTCGCAATAGTAATAGCCCAAGTATAACAGCGCAGTTGATAGCTTGGGGCGTACGTGCCCAAATGGGCGGTATTGTGCCTGACCAAAAGGAACAGATTGCGAGTACACTATTAGCAGCTTTAGACAGTCACGATTTTGTAGTCACGACCGGTGGTGTTTCCGTTGGGGATTACGATGTGATGAAAGAAGTATTTCAAGCCATTGGTGCAGAAATCTTGTTTTGGCGTGTAGCTATGCGTCCAGGTACACCTATGGTTGTTGCGAAATGGAAGGATAAGATGATATTCGGTTTATCTGGGAATCCATCAGCTGCGTACATTAGCTGTGAACTGTTTGTCCGTGCGTTTGTCAGGAAAATACAGAGTTTATCTGACGTGTGGCGAGAGCCTGTAAGGGCGATGTTGACTCGTTCCGTTGGTAAAGTTGTTGGGCAAGATCGCTTTCTTAGAGCAACGGCATCGGTTAGTCGTGAGGGTAGTTTATTAGTAGAGCCATTGGCAACGCAAAAGTCAGGGATACTATCAAACCTTATCGATGCGAATTGTTTAATTTATGTGCCTGCCAGTAAACAGAAAATTCACAGCGGTGATTCCGTTGATGTTATTTTGTTACATCCACCGACAGCTTCTAATCACGAGCTTAATCGGGCTAAAGATATACCGTTATTCGGCTTTGCAGGTTTTGCTAACAGTGGGAAAACCACTTTGGTTTGTAAAGTGATTGCAAGGTTACGTGAAATGGGGTATCGTGTAGCTAGTGTCAAACACGATGGACATTCTTTTCAGATGGATCAAGAGGGTAAGGATACGTGGAAACATCGACAGGCCGGTTCTGAGGCAGTGACGATCACGTCCGACTCACAGCTTGCATTCATTGATTATCGCAAGTATGAAAGAGAAGAGCAATTGAAACAAGCACTATCCCACATACGTGATGTAGATATCATACTGATTGAGGGCTTTAAAACACTATCGATTCCTAAAATTTATGTCGTCCGCAACCCAGATTTATTGCATCATGCGTACGAGCTTCCAATGGTAGAAGCAATTGCTACAGATTTTTCTCTTGAACAGCAAAAACTACCAGTGTATGATATAAATGATGTAGAGGGGTTAAGTCGATACATAGTAAATCGAGTGTTGGGGGAGTCCTAA
- the tatC gene encoding twin-arginine translocase subunit TatC: protein MSEKDQALTLVEHLAELRNRIVVVFAFFIVGLVVGFIYAKEIIEYLTRDIDSLNVFRPMDTLRVYLQVAVYVGIVIALPTALYQVWAFVKPALTIEERKNTVWFIPAALALFFVGSSFAYFVIFPMMWGFLVGFTEAIAGVESMIGLAEYVSFISNLVIPFGLLFEMPIVVIFLTKIRIVNPPRLRKLRRMAYLVLIIVATMITPADFISAIAVFIPLVGLYEISILLSGVVYKKQLAKEAEYEAMYGEKSEGESEGTTESNESDVVKEDSNEETKESN from the coding sequence ATGTCAGAAAAAGATCAAGCACTGACCCTCGTAGAGCATCTAGCAGAGTTAAGAAACCGCATTGTTGTAGTTTTTGCGTTTTTTATAGTGGGGCTTGTCGTTGGCTTCATATATGCGAAAGAGATTATTGAATATTTAACACGGGATATAGATAGTTTAAATGTATTCCGTCCAATGGATACACTTCGTGTATATCTGCAAGTTGCTGTTTACGTGGGAATTGTGATTGCCCTACCCACGGCGTTATATCAGGTCTGGGCATTTGTTAAGCCAGCCTTGACGATAGAGGAACGTAAGAACACGGTATGGTTTATACCTGCTGCGTTGGCTCTTTTCTTTGTCGGATCATCCTTCGCATACTTTGTAATTTTTCCAATGATGTGGGGCTTCTTGGTTGGGTTTACAGAAGCAATAGCTGGCGTTGAAAGTATGATTGGTTTAGCTGAATATGTGAGCTTTATCTCCAATCTAGTCATACCTTTTGGATTACTTTTCGAAATGCCAATCGTAGTAATCTTTTTAACCAAAATCCGCATCGTAAACCCACCGAGGTTGCGTAAACTGCGAAGAATGGCTTACTTAGTGTTAATTATTGTTGCTACAATGATTACGCCGGCTGACTTTATTTCTGCAATCGCTGTATTTATACCACTCGTGGGATTATATGAGATTAGTATCTTGTTATCTGGCGTCGTATATAAGAAGCAGTTAGCAAAGGAAGCAGAGTATGAAGCAATGTACGGCGAGAAATCCGAAGGAGAATCAGAAGGTACTACTGAGTCGAATGAGTCAGATGTAGTGAAGGAAGATTCTAACGAGGAAACTAAGGAATCGAATTAA
- a CDS encoding redox-sensing transcriptional repressor Rex yields the protein MSEQKIPQVTAKRLPVYHRYMEKLQASGKQRVSSKDISEALQIDPATIRRDFSYLGELGKKGYGYNVNYLVNFFRDFLKKDQVTNVILVGVGNLGTALLNYNLYKDENSKIVAAVDVDSSKVGSKVNGVPIHHFSDLDKLCKEYAVTVAIVTVPAQVAQSVVDQLVMAGIQGILNFTPVRLLVPKEVRIHYIDLTVELQTLIYLLKNNERFEA from the coding sequence ATGTCAGAACAAAAAATTCCTCAGGTGACAGCAAAGAGGTTGCCAGTGTATCATAGATATATGGAAAAGCTGCAAGCTTCAGGGAAACAAAGAGTATCCTCGAAAGATATAAGTGAAGCGTTGCAGATTGACCCTGCTACCATTCGACGTGACTTCTCTTATCTTGGAGAGCTTGGCAAAAAAGGCTACGGCTATAATGTGAATTATTTGGTTAACTTTTTTCGAGATTTTTTGAAAAAAGATCAAGTAACGAATGTTATACTAGTAGGAGTAGGGAACCTGGGTACCGCCCTTTTGAATTACAACCTTTACAAAGATGAGAATAGTAAGATTGTTGCGGCAGTTGATGTCGACAGTTCAAAGGTTGGTTCAAAAGTCAATGGCGTACCAATACATCACTTCTCAGATTTAGATAAGCTCTGTAAGGAATATGCTGTCACTGTGGCGATTGTTACAGTACCTGCGCAAGTCGCTCAAAGTGTAGTTGATCAACTAGTCATGGCTGGGATTCAAGGAATTCTCAATTTTACTCCCGTCAGGCTATTAGTACCTAAGGAAGTCCGCATTCATTATATAGATTTAACAGTGGAACTTCAGACCCTCATTTACCTTTTGAAAAATAATGAGCGATTTGAGGCGTAA
- the mobA gene encoding molybdenum cofactor guanylyltransferase yields the protein MITGVILAGGLSKRMGQDKGLLELNGVTMVEHIHEKLLPVANPIILVTNRPESYHKVAQTLAVQMIEDEIPQLGPLSGIHAALGKSGNPYIMAIACDMPYADPAWFIAKAQDFMHEGYQLIIGQTTDGRLQPLHAIYHKDSRETIERLLLAQDLKISNLVNQVKAKIIPLEERQDIFYNMNTPEDYRTAKGKA from the coding sequence ATGATCACAGGTGTAATTCTGGCAGGCGGACTTAGTAAGCGAATGGGGCAAGATAAGGGCTTATTAGAATTGAATGGCGTAACTATGGTGGAACATATTCATGAAAAATTACTGCCTGTGGCTAATCCCATCATTTTGGTAACGAATCGACCGGAGAGTTATCATAAAGTCGCACAAACATTAGCAGTACAGATGATTGAAGATGAGATTCCACAGCTAGGCCCACTCAGTGGAATTCATGCGGCATTAGGTAAGTCGGGAAATCCATATATCATGGCCATAGCTTGTGATATGCCATATGCAGACCCTGCATGGTTTATTGCAAAGGCGCAAGATTTTATGCACGAAGGCTACCAATTAATCATTGGACAAACCACCGATGGCCGTTTGCAACCGCTTCATGCGATCTACCATAAAGATAGTCGTGAAACCATTGAGCGACTTTTATTGGCACAAGATTTGAAAATTAGCAATCTTGTAAATCAAGTAAAGGCTAAGATTATTCCTTTAGAAGAGCGACAGGATATTTTCTATAACATGAACACACCAGAAGATTACCGCACAGCTAAAGGAAAAGCGTAG
- a CDS encoding twin-arginine translocase TatA/TatE family subunit — MISNIGVPGLILILVIALIVFGPNKLPELGRAVGRTLKEFKSATKDLTNDLNDDAPQKTVKKEIKEETVLTVEAQEVTDAKSEQKH; from the coding sequence ATGATTTCAAACATCGGTGTACCAGGTTTAATTTTAATTTTAGTAATCGCACTTATTGTGTTTGGTCCGAACAAGCTTCCTGAACTAGGTCGTGCAGTGGGCCGTACACTTAAGGAATTTAAGAGTGCTACTAAGGACTTAACGAATGATTTAAATGATGACGCTCCACAGAAGACTGTGAAGAAGGAAATTAAAGAAGAAACTGTGTTAACAGTAGAAGCACAAGAAGTAACTGATGCTAAGAGTGAGCAAAAGCACTAG